From Clarias gariepinus isolate MV-2021 ecotype Netherlands chromosome 1, CGAR_prim_01v2, whole genome shotgun sequence:
aggcttgctcatcagggacaatcatatcattttgattcgaatatcaggggattatagagaaataaagggaagaAGCCTAAACCCATCCCAGCATGACGAGACCTCTGTGCCGGTTCCATGAAGACATGGGGTGCTAATGTTACACAAGAAAAACTCAACCCACCCAAGACCTTTGGGACGAACTGGAACACCGATTAGACTCACGTCAACATTTCTGTTCTCTGTGTCCGTCACAAAAGACCAGAAGATACCAGGGACACCAGAGACGTCTCTGGACCTGGTCTGGCAAAGAGGCAGTGGACCTTTGAGTAGCGGCGATGTGGGGTAGATACGCTGATCTGAACCAGAACTCAGGGGAGGGAAAATATCCTAAATGTTGCTTATTAATCTGTTTCTACACAAACAAATCATTCGGCTTAGAAATAAATGCTTGAAATAAACTAAACTCCATGGCATAAGAACGAGACCTCTGCTGTACTTAAAGACATTGTTACTCAGGATGACTTACTCAGCTGTTTGCAGCTTCAGCAGCTTAGTGTCAGGATTTAAAGACCCGCGCTGATCAGACAGCCCTTAATTCAATCACCATATCTCTCTTCTTAAACCCTGATGGAGGTAGATATCTGTCCTGACACTACAACCGGACATTAAAAGCACATCTGGAGGTTACTGCACAGCTGGACTTGAAGtggaaagggaagaaaaaaaactagtaAGGGATTGCCATATGTCACATTTATTGGTGCACTTTGGTTTCTTAAAGGCACAGAGTGTAGAAGCCAGACCTAACAcgcaagaaataaaagaaagaaaacataagAAAGGCATGTACAACATTTAtgtgtagaaaaaaagaaaacaaatacatgTTTTTTAGATGAATATCAGAAATGGGAGAACTAATTATTtgctaaaacataaaagaaatatttgaaaaataaatgaaatgcataCTTTTGGAAACAGGTGAACAAGAgcatgtgtgagagagggaCAGAATTATTGGTTCAAaagaaatgtgatttattttttaaatatttgaaacactaaagggaaaaaaggacaaagttattatttctataaacaaacaaaacaaataaaaagaaaaagaacaaaaaaaggaaaaagcattGTTTTGAAAGAAGATACATCACACTTTTTGTAACTTTTCCTCAATCTATCTGGAAAATGACTTTGGAGTTACTGCGTATTATTAGTGATTGTTACGTCTGGAgtgattttagttttgtttgttttttgtttagttttttttctgtttattctaatacatgaggaaaaaaggaaaggtaatattttttaatgaatgtaaaCAAAGATATATTTGTGGCACCTGAATATAAAATAGTGAGGACTAATAGCGATTTCtctagaatataaaataaaaaatatatttttttaaatgaattatttagaaaaatatatatttttcttccaaTAAAGGTGAATAGGAAAATAAAGGGAAAAACTTAATGTATaattgttgaaataaaaaagggagacaagttgttttgttgtttcaaAAAAGATTTATTCTGAAAGAATAGTTTAAACAAAAGGGGGAAGAAGTggcaaaattatattttctataGACAAAAGCaaaataggaaaagaaaaagcatttttcaaaactttttttgtaactttttgTGAAAAATGACTTTGGAGTTATCGTATATAAACAGTGTTTGTCATCTTTGGAGTGATTATTAccgttattattttgtttaccatcaagtttagtttttctgtttattctcaTGATCCTGTGGAGTAAACTACAAAAACGTTAACAGCGTCTTTGTTTCTATCCGAGAACATTTCAAGTCAAAGGTCATGTCCGTATTATTAAAAGGCAAATTCCTTGGACAGGAAGatggaggaaagagagagagagagggaaaaaaaaaaaaaagagttcctGTGTGCTGGAACACGGCTGTGTTTTCACGCTTCAGTACTCAGATCAATAAGTGCACACGCTGCATCCTATCGAGATCGTTTACACTGCAGCAGAAACTAAACCAGACCAGGCTGGAGGTCCGGTGGAGGTGGAAGAGTAAAGGTCGTCAGGCGTCGTCTCACATCAGTTCAGACTCATGAGGTGCCAGGGCGACGGGGACGGTCTCAGCGCACGGGCCCTGGAAATAAAACCTGAGACGGCACGGTAAGGTCAGTAACGGGACTCCTGCTGACGCATCACAACACCAGACTTCAGATGAGCAAATGAGCTACTCTGGGGCTCCACCCACTCTGTACTAGTCCTATTGAGAAATAGTgaattaaacaacaacaacaacgtgtGACTCACGTGAATTGAAACGGCCTGGGTGGCGGCCGGATGTTGAACTCTGCCACTGGAACGCCGCGGGACGCCACCTGGGGGGCAAACATGGCCGCGGGGAAGACGACTGACGCGGTACCAacctgagaaagagaaaaataaataaataaacaagtgtgATGTCACTATTCATTTTGAAGTCAAATTTGTTTGTCTTCAAATTATCGGCACCCCTGCTGCTCTCTCAGAAGTTCAatctgccctttttttttttttttaaatctgttgttcccaggggtgccaataattgttgTTTGGATTGTGTGTGATCTCCTCATATGCTCGTTTTAACAACAGAATTGTTACACTCAGAGCTCTTGTAATTAGCGCTCTCCGTTTTTTTAAAAGCGGGCGTGAGGGGGTGTAACGGGGCCTGAGGGGGCGTGGTCTCACCAGCAGGCACAGGTCACAGGCGTCCAGCTCCTTCTCCACTTTGGTGAGGACGTGCGAGTCGAGCGTCTCCCCGAACCAGATGACGTCAGGCCTCAGAAGACCGTCGCAGCCTCCCTCGTCACACCTGCAGCACAGAGCAGCACTTCAGATTAACGGGGAAACTTTATCTAGGACTATCAGAACGTATTCACGCGTCTCGATGTACGTTAACATGAACGACTAAAGCTTCCAGTGATCTCGAACAGATGGTGTTTGTATCGTTTTCTTCACATTTATCAAAATCTTTGGTCATTTAACTAAATGATCATACGAATACCTGAATTAGTAAATAGCTCTAGTAAATAGTTAATTTTTAGTTTGTTGATATTTCAACCTATTGCTCTGATGCTTCAACTCAGATAGAGGAGGTGATGTTGTAATGTCAAAGCTGCTTCctgcagccaaaaaaaaaaaaaaggaaaatggctAGGAAGTGTGCTCAAACAGTCGTTTAATATCATTTGTCTGCCATCTAGTGGAGCCTCGGCGTATTACAACTGTTTTTTGTTAGTGTGCGAGCAAATACGCCTAATTGAAAACAAAATCTgagtaacattaacacattaatgcTGCTTTTATCACATTACACCTCCTGACCTCAACACCTTTTAAGCTTATTTCTGGACAATCATTACAAAACTTTGAAGTggaaattcttgtttctttcaAGAAATAAAATCCTAAAACTGGTAAAACTATCTGCTAATGGAAAAGAAATCTGATTATTAATTGATGTAATAATCCAGTGTCGCCCACAGGTGTGAAATATACATGCGGTGTTGGCCAGCAGCGTCACCTGCACCACAAACCtgctcaactatgagagacaaaataagaaagaaaaaaaaaatccagaaaatcacattgaagGATTTTTAAGGAAATGTATTGATAAATTTCTCTGTAAAagaagtatttggtcacctgcAAAGTATTTGGTCACTTGGCTCTCAATGACCTGTtacaacttctttaagaggctcctctgtcctctaatcgttacctgtattaatggcatctgtttaaactcgttatcagtataaaagacacctgtccacaacctcaaacagtcacacttcaAACTCCAccatggccaagaccaaagaaacaaacttgtagacctgcaccaggctgggaagactaaatctgcaataggtaaacagcttggtgtgaagaaatcaattgtgggagcaattattagaaaatggaagacatacaagaccactgataatctccctcgatctggggctccaggCAAGATCTCACCCGTGAGGTCAACATGATCACaaaaactgtgagcaaaaatcccagaaccacacgggggggacctagtgaatgacctgcagagagctgggaccaaagtaacaaaggctaccatcagtaacacactgcgccgccagggactcaaatcctgctgTACCAGACGTGTCCCATTTGAAGCCCATTTCAAgcttgctagagagcatttggatgatccagaagaggattgggagaatgtcatatggtcagatgaaaccaaaatagaactttttggcaaAAACTCAtcttgtgtttggaggagaaagaatgcagagttgcatccaaagaacaccatacttactgtgaagcatgggggtggaaacatcatgctctggggctgtttttctgcaaagggaccaggacgactgatccctGTAAAGGATGAATGGAGCCATGTTTAgtgagattttaagtgaaaacccttcatcagcaagggcatgatgaaacatggctgcgtctttcagcatgacaatgatcccaaacacaccgcccgggcaacgaaggagtggcttcataagaagcatttcaaggtcctggagtggcctagccagtctccagatcacaaccccatagaaaatctttggagggagttgaaagtccatgttgcccagcgacagccccaaaacatcactgctctagaggagatctgcatggaggaatgggccaaaataccagcaacagtgtgtgaaaaccttgtgaagacttacagaaaatgtttgacctccGTCATCGCCAACAAAGGgtttataacaaagtattgagatgaaactTTGTtattgtccaaatacttattttccaccataatttgcaaataaattctttaaaaatcctacaatgtgattttccgAACCtaatagttgaggtatacctatgatgaaaattacaggcatCTCTCATCTTTTTACCTAGGAGAACttacacaattggtggctgactgaatacttttttgccccactgtatatggcTCAGGATTGTACAGCACAGAGTGACGTATCCTTTTATTCAGCACAACCTTGGCAAGATAAAGAAGAGAACTGTATTTCATTATAACTAACTACACAAACATGACtgaacaatatatttaaaagatgAATCACACGGGCAGAGAAACTGCTCAGATTCATaaccatgtttgttttttgagacGACATTCACATTGTTCAATAGCAGTAAAATTTACATCgttaaaaagtcatgaaaactTTGGCTATACCTGATATCAAACCTAAATGTACTGTTTAatgtctaaacacacacacacagcggcaGCACTTAACAGTATAAGCAGTTGTTTTTTCTGAATCAGTCATTGGCCAAGGCCAACCTGCGCTGTttgggttttaagggttaatCTTCGTGGTTTGTTTTGAACAATACTAtatgtgtgggaaacactggtaatgtcatttctttaaaatgtctaaaatctCTAAGCATTTCTACTTAAATTTGAACTAAACATCGACTCGGTCTCCTGGATCATACGTTTGTTTTGTTCTTGAAATGAACACGATTACCAGAAAGTATTAAAATATCACTTTTGAAATCattctaaaatgaaaaacagcggATATGTTCCTCCGTGTACCTGAGGAATGTTATTGTCCTTGTTTCACTTCTGTCTGCTGAGCGCGTCTAGAGTCTGTTATCATCACTGTTTTAAAACAGagtctgtttttattcaaaCTATGTACACGGTATAGACATGAGAAAAGAGGACAGAGTTTAGAGTGGACTTCTGATACAAATATTAatgcttctttgtttttttttaaattgatgtttttataaatttttttcttatgtatgGTGGTCAGTATTTCTCATTCTCAATATAATTTAGGTTGAAACATGATTAATCAACCATGCCATTTTATAATCAACATTATTACAGGTGGTctccgacttatgaacattcgagttatgaatTTCCGCAGATTGGAACAAACCACGTTTctataaacatttgtaaaagtaGCTTACGTGTATTGTATAAAacatagacactgcagtgccccagataccaatatttacaattacatacaatattttcagtgtgtcagtgaatgtataaaatgtctaaagtccggtatattgtaaATCAGTCTGGGAGCAGGATGAtcgaaaatgtctgtcctgtaaagctgtcctgatggtgaataatcctaatttctaAAAATCATCAAGGTCACAGTTCAATAAAGAGGAAAACAGCTCCATGACAAAAAGGCTTCCTCACGAGTTAAAGGCGCAACAAGAGACAACAGTTACATTTGACatgtgtgagattcatttcctagGCGAGGTTacgtttttggccacatgatggcagtgtgcagagaacaaatccgacttatgaacgtgctcccggaacagaactcgttcgtaagttggggattacctgtattgttattattattattattattatagtactcCGTTACATGAAGCTTGTGTCGTACCTTGGCAAATTTTCCACAGGAATATCAGCATCTCTGCAGTGTGGATCCGGATCACTGTGACAGGAAATAAACACATCGAGATCACTGTCAGAACTTAACTAATGAGCCCCACCCATACAGTACGATCAGCAGCCCGTACGCTAACACGCAGCAATTCTTCTTTTTTACCTCCTGGTGGCAGCTAAAGCTAAGCTCCTTTATTGCACCAAAATGTAACCAGTCCCCGCCCTTGCGTATTATTTCTAAGCGCTATAACCTAAGCAGAGTATAAAATTAGTacaatcattgtttttttttttacccttttccCTCCAGAGCGTAACAGATGGGGCTGTGATGATTCACGTCCACGTCTCCACAGCTCAGACACCGCGTCCTAAACACACtccctgtaaacacacacacacacacattaggggTTGTGTTTCAGTCCCGGTTGTGATTCCAGCCGCGCCGGGGCTCACCGTGGACCTCGAGGACATGTTTGCTGCCAGCTCGGCGGTGCAGCTCGTCTGTGTTCTGTGTGATGACGACCACGGAGCGGCCCTGCTGCCTGAGACGCGCCTCGCACTCGGCAATCGCCAGGTGCACCGGGCTGGGTTTGGCCTTTAGCGCCAACTCCCTCCAGTAATGATAAAACTCCCAGACGCGCGACGAGTTACGGGAGAACGCCTGCGGGGTTGCCAGATCCTGCAAAGACAGAGCGGCGAGATCAAATGCTGGAGAAGCTAGAAGTCTCGGGTAATAATGGGGCGTGTCCAAATGAAACCTCAGTTTGAGGTGAAGCCTCAGGTCAGTTTTCATGTGAGTCATGTGACTGATGACAAACGAAGcctctttttttaacatcatgCCAGCTATATTCATGAAGTCACTTTTTGTTATTCGATATTAAAACtagataaaatgtttaagataatttttttccaagaactttaaaactaaattcgatgttttcaaaaacttttttttttaaagtattaacgAGGTAAAAATTTCCTCACAggagaaaaagaataataaaatatgtttgatggACAGAAGGGTTTTACATGCCTGCCTATCATTTATTGAAAATCTTTTcagtctttacatttttttaaaccacctGCTCCATAAATgatcttaaattttttatcttctggttcaaactttaaaaatttaaaacaatttgtgGGATTTGTAATGTTACAATCTCGTTGCTACACAGTGTTtctccactagatggcagtacgACAAGCTCTTGAATGAAGCTCCATGAGATGAACCTTTTATTTCCTCAGTCTTGGGTAGTGTACGAGTAACAGATTAGAAATCGAATGCAAACTCTACTGCATCATTTAatcataatgaataaaccaaagTAATGAATGTTAATAGAAGTGTATATGGGTGACAATATTTTTCCAGCCCCTTCCCTGATGATGATCATGTTCAGTTATTATAATCGACAGTATGATTTATTCTACCTGTACAGTCTGGATTTTGATTGGTTGACTGAAGGAACTTACAGCTGCTTTAACGTTAAACATGAACACGCATATTGTATTGGTTGTGTAAGGTTAGTGGTTCTGTCACGTGCGCACCCGCTCACCTGCGTCTTCCACTTCCTCCAGTGTCCGCTAGCCGCTCTGAAGGTGGGCAGGCCGCTCTCGGCGCTCACCCCGGCCCCGGTGATGATGGCGATGTGCTTGGCCTTGGAGAAAACCTCGCGGAACTCCGCTATATCTGGTCAAAAAGGCCGGCGTTAAACAAACAGAAGATCAGCAAAGTCTTTAAACTTTTACCTCTCAGAAATTAGCTCCGCCCCCCTTGCGATACAAATGCTCAGTAGAAACTTCTTAAATACCATGATGTAGTGAATCTCAGCAGCACTCTGAGAGACGAGGACTCATACCTGATTTGGGCTGAGGTTCAATGCTGAGAGCCCTCAGGACCGTGAGCCGACTCCCGGGGTCCACCTGTCGGAGCAGGAGCCTCTGGGCCAGCTGCCGGATCAGCATGTCGGGTCGGGTCGGTTCTGAGGCGCAGAGCGACAAGATGAAGCAGACTCGCTGTAACTACTCAAACTGGTGGTTATTTTACAATCTTGGAATGTTCTGAAGTGTGTTATTTCTACCACAGCCCTAAAGTGCAACACactcttgttttttaaagtgaGAAAACCAAAGTGATAGGGAACAAGCCACAAGTAATTAATCATTTTTTgatggtttaaaattttaacaaaattaaatatggaaTATTTAAAATCATGATACAGTTTGAATTGAATCGGCaccgaggtatcgtgataacacacaggactaatcatcTCCGCGTTTTTGCAACATGGACATTACTCATCTGTGCACACATGCTACGCCAAACAATCATGACAGAgcacatttgcacacctcaGGACAATTGCACACTTCATTCAttccacatattatttgcatttaaattcatttttgtctgtacagataggtgtatatttcttatatcttgataacttgtatattttgttcaactttcttatagttaaatatttattaatttttttgcctcttttctatttttatatttctggttattttttcttgtacactttttttttaaggtcacgggcggacgtgtaagcatttcactgcatatcgtactgtgtatgtgacaaataaaatttttattattattattatttttgataatATCGTATTGGGAGGCGACCAGTGGTATTGTAGGTCTTTAAATCCTAAAAATTAACCAATTTTTCACACCCAAATGAAAGatcaatgaaaataaaactcAATAACAGTGACATCATGGTTTCATCTCCTTTAGATCTTCATACACACATCATCTCATTTTCTGTAGTGTGTAAGGGCTGAATCCCAAACCGTACAAAAGTCCACTAGGCAGGGCACGAGAGTGACTCTCCTGTCTAGGGtttagaaaaagtaaaaaaaacacagatctgTATACACTCTGTAGAACACCACCAGGGGTCAGTGCTGCCTCATGTGTAGTGCACTGAGCGACCGCTAGGGGGCGGAATGGGGCCGCGGCCCGGTTCTACGTGCGTTTCTGCAGGTCCGGGATTAACGGAAACCGATTTTAAATCTTCTAAAGGCATGATTTAGCATTTCTGACGTGACTTTTAAacctaaataaatgtatatacaaaaaatacagagagaatttaaataaagtaaacgtgAGTATAAAACAATGCACagtactaataaaaataaatataaaccttttatttatttaaggtttCCTACTTTCTTGAATTATTATTAAGACACTAAACGACATTTtaagactttaaataaaaaaaacacacattgttAAACGCATTTCTGACGCCATTGAAGCGCGAGCGTTCAGCACTAAAATggcgctgttttttttttcttttcgttttctttgtttagcattttaaaGATGGAAACAACTGGACTATAGTGTTGTCTTTGTggttaaaagttaaataaaatgcattccaaaCAAATCCTCACCCACCTTTTACAGTTCGAGTTTGTAAACAGATGTAAACACTGCACGAGTTCTTCCACGAGCTGCAAAACGGACCCGGAAACTCCTTACTGCCATCTGTCGGCACTACAGagtactacactacactacactatgtGGAACTGCTGTCTGTgaggaagacaaaaaaaacaacatatactgtacttcatGTATGGAGTTGgtctcctctttttttctttttttacagctataacagcttccactcttcttggaaggctgtacACAAGATTTCGATGTGTTTCTGTGGTACTTCATGGCCATTCACTGTggtacagtcatgttggaatagtgAAGGAACCTGGTGCCACACAGTTGTagtgtccaagatgtcttggtatgacCTTCACTGGaaataaggggcctgattgattcaagtgcatttgtaaaacccatcgaTCACCAccatgaaactgtctctcatgaagaccttcccaggaaaaagATCAGGgtagaccatggagttagaaagtggttccaaacttttgagtggtagtgtaCATACAGTgtatgtaaattaattaaactactttaaaataaaataaaatgatttataaagTTTCCTCAACTTGCTTTGCAGGTTATTTTCTTTGTTCTGTATTGAATAATGAagctcaattaaattaaatcttacaTATATGTTGGCAGCATGGAATGGTATTAGCAGCATGACCTCACACCTCCTGTACCAAAGTTTCGATTCTGTGtggtctgtgtgtatgaagtttgtatgttctctccgtgcttggtgagtttcctcccacagtccaaagacatgcagattagggtaaatggcgttcccaaattgccctgtagtgtgtgactgagcatgtgtgtgtgtgtgtgtgtgtgtgtgtgtgtgccctgcgattgattggcaccccacctcgtgccctaagttttCAGACCACTTGTCACCCTGACTAcatgataaagcagtatagatgaagAGTGAGTGTAATAATGGTGGTCATTATCACTCCTACATACccaaaatttcatcacaagtcccgctttgacttgaacgccctgtGCATAAACAAGTACAGTATGATATTCCATTCCTtactaaataaaactaattaaaagagTGTTTCATTCCCTGTTTATCTGTCTGATCACATGACTTCTGGCTCTTCAGAACTTTTGTCGTTCTTAGAATAGATTCGTCTCTTTAGCCTCCTTACATTCActagttttctgtttttttattattcactttCTGATTTAATGCAGTTATCCGCCTCCTCATGGCCCTCGACATCGTGCGCTAGACGCATTAACCTGTCCAGACTTTTCCATTATCAGGTCGCTCTTTAAAGCATCCACGGCTCTCCAAAGCACTCTGTGTGCTGACCTGCTCGGACCACTGATTATACCTTCAATAAGTCTCTTACAGCATCATTATGATAGGTCCACTCTAAACTCAGCTACGACCAGCTTTAAAGAAAATGGGCTTATTTTCtctagtgataataataataataataataataataataataataactacaaagtagcctgaaaaaaaaaaccttgacatTCAACTgtaaatgacatttttatgaatatgcaaattaaaAAGTGATGTCATAATATAGTAAACTGTTTTTCTGTTCCACTGACTGTAGAAACTCGTAATTAGGTCACTTTTCAGattcatataaaacatatctgagcaattgagggttaagggccttgctcaagggccaaacTTGGCAGTGGTGGGGTTTGTACCAGGGACCTTCTGGACCTTAACCACTGAAATACCCCTGCCCAAATTTAAAGTTCAATATCTGGGAATAAGGTTTTAAACAGATTATAGTGTACTAGATAACTGTTACAGTGTTTTATAGTTCATTAGCCAAAATCCttcttctatttatttttgtacagtattataataTGTTCATTctactttatctttttttttctgcacagaaAATTCCATTgtactcatactgtgtgtatggGGACAAACGTACATAAAAGTATAAACTATACTAATCATGAGTCGATGGGTTGCCACAGTGAACCACCAGacctgcacaacaacttggcatgAGTTCCTTTCCTGACGCAACACTCaaattttatccaggcttgggaccggcattgCATTCAGTtactggggtttgggcactgggtggGAATAGAACTCTGGctttccaaaaaataaatagatgatCGAATAAAAGTACATTTATAAAAACTTATAAGCAAACTTATTAAACTTatgcaaaagaaaatgtaaataaataattatcatGGACAGAATAAAGcaacaaatgaaaaataaagaagtgaaaaaagaaagaaaatagaaaaaaaactacagtaaatGGGGAAAAACAGTGTTTCATTGTTAAGTATGCTGTAACTGAAGCATGGCTTACATTTGCACATGTGATATCACATAACCCCACGTGACatcatgtgtgagaaaatgaaTCGATTCTTTGATGATGTGGTATTTTGAAGAATGCTAATTTGATTTATCCTGttatacatctctctctctctctcatttcatacactctcacatctaGTATACAACTATCAGCCTGTACACTGCATGTGGAGAAAACCTGAGCGCCTAAAAAacgaggaaaacatgcaaacagacacacacacacacacacacacacacacacacacacacacacacacagacctgagacgaGTTTCGAACAACCCATCAGCCCTACCCATACCAGCCCCCTCCTCCTTGGCCCTGGATATATGAGACAACAATGCGTAATCAaggttgtgtttgtttgtttttttcttcccttctcTCATTTAAGATATAAGATATCATTTAGGATATTGGgccgggggtagctcagtggttacggCATTGGAATACAGTTTGGAAGCTCccagcgtctgccaaatgcctataCATCTCACTCTTtcttcaaaccccacaaccaccaagttgccactgttgggcccttgagcaaggcccttaaccctcaactgctcagatgtgtaatgagataaaacatgtaagtcgctctggataatagcgtttgccaaatgcctaaatgtaaatatatattggatgatgtatactgtattaatgACACGTCCTGTATAGTATAAGTGATGTATGGTTTACATTTGCACCTTACATCACATAAACCCCCATGACATCATGTGTGAGaagatgaaataaatgaaacatgcCAAATCAAACATTAATAAGGAATCAT
This genomic window contains:
- the LOC128531165 gene encoding NAD-dependent protein deacylase sirtuin-5, mitochondrial-like, which translates into the protein MLIRQLAQRLLLRQVDPGSRLTVLRALSIEPQPKSDIAEFREVFSKAKHIAIITGAGVSAESGLPTFRAASGHWRKWKTQDLATPQAFSRNSSRVWEFYHYWRELALKAKPSPVHLAIAECEARLRQQGRSVVVITQNTDELHRRAGSKHVLEVHGSVFRTRCLSCGDVDVNHHSPICYALEGKGDPDPHCRDADIPVENLPRCDEGGCDGLLRPDVIWFGETLDSHVLTKVEKELDACDLCLLVGTASVVFPAAMFAPQVASRGVPVAEFNIRPPPRPFQFTFYFQGPCAETVPVALAPHESELM